The Hemitrygon akajei unplaced genomic scaffold, sHemAka1.3 Scf000071, whole genome shotgun sequence DNA window tctaatcacctctggttcattacacaatacccaatccagtgaagccgatcccctagtgggctcaacaacaagctgttctgaaaagccactcgcatgttaaaatcccctacaattatcataacactacccttctggcaagccttctctatttcctgttgtaatttgtagtccacatcactgcagctgtttggaggcctgtagataactgccatcagagtccttttacccCTATTAGCTCAACCAATAAAGGTTCTTTATCTTCCGATCCTATCTTAATTCTTTCTCATGATTTACTAGAATTACTTGCTATTAAAGACaaaccaccccctctacctacctgcctatccttccgatacaccgtgtatacttggacgttcagctcccaaagacatgcatcctttagacACGTCGCAGTGATGGAcacaatttgctccatcacctgcctgtccctcCTCACATCTTTACTACTCACTACGTTAGATCTAttactgttttccctctcctccgctccatcattccgATTCCCATCCTACTACCAGAGAGAGATCGGCTCTTGATTAATGCAGAGAGACATAGGCTtttaattagccagggcatcaaagggtatgggaagaaggcaggggagaggggatgactggaagagttggataagcccatgattgaatggcagggaAGACTCGATGGCACGAATGTCCTACTTCTGCTATTATGAATTGTGGtctcatggtcttgtggtctcTCCACAGCTACGCATGAACAACAGTCGAAAGTAAAGATCAGAAATAGACAGCACCGTCTGATCTGCCTAATCTGCCTAGTTATGACCGCCCCCATCGTGATAATGGCCGGtctctcgatccatggtgagtggaaCGGGCTCCGGGTGGAGTCAGACCGTAAATAAATAGAGTGGAATGAATTGTTATTGTAAAacaccacagtgacaccgacacgcccctTACCGTAACGCCGATTAAATCCCATCACCTCAACACGAACAAACCCGTGACCGTGATTAAGACACGGCCTTTACCGTAACACAGACAAGACTCGTCCTGACACCGACACGCCATTCACCATAACATCAACAATGCTAACACCGTAGCACGGTCACGACATACAACGAGACACGATACAGTCGTAACCGCGACACTGACACGATCATCACCGTGACAAATACATGGCAGTCACAAGGAACGCAACGTACCCCTCACTGTAATTTTGGCATGCCCCTGACCGTGTCAGTGATAAACTCCTCAAGCAACACCgacacacacctcacagtgacactgaggTACCGTACATCGTGACATCTTCACGCTCCTCAACGTGATCCGCTCAGCACTGCACCGTGACAAAGATTCAGAAGTCACCGTAACAGCCCTTACCGAGACAGTATCGCCCCTCAACATAACATCGATGCACCGCTCACTGAAGCAATTaaccacacctcaccctgacttaGGCAAACCCCTGAACGTGATACGGACCcctaaattcacaatgacaccgacATAGTACTCTCCATGACACCGTCACACAGCTCAGcgtgacactctcacacacaccgtggccattacatgtctctcaccgtgacacagacatACGTGAGAACAACACATCATGACACAGATACTCCACTCACAGTGACACCACAAGGTCCCTCACCCTGACATTCTCTTCGCCTTGACatcgagatacacttcattgtgacTCGGTACACCTCTCGTTGGGCAACGGAATCTcctatcacagtgacaccgacacgtcccTCACAGCAACTCGGACATGCCCCGCACAATCCAGACCCCCATTGTAACAATAACAAAACCCTTCACCGGTACATTGATAACCCCTCAGCGTGACACAGACACGCCCTTCAAGAtggcgccgacgcctctcactgtgccaccagcacatcgttcactgtgacacccttcaccgtgacactgacacaacactctcggtgacccgttcggtagcgtgacgctgactcacgtgtcccTGTAAACACAAAATATCCTtccccatctctctcagtatcacagattcgtcagtcgaAGGTCACCTCCGACTGAAActaccatgagttaaactcaacccttcaatccaagctttctgagaactctgatctatcagttcttaaaggaatgcacagcgatctccgtcaccagttcactgagatggaaacgaagtacagatctgtcaacaaAGCCAAGGATCGAATATGTGAAttattgaccagcagaagaggtgagtcaTTATCCCcttctttcacccgctcctcatcacaggacagacatggagagaggaagcgtcactcggTGCTTGACATCAGGAGTGTGTGTACaaatggtatggagggtgattcatGTTGTGTTTGATCGGGTGAGAGTGTGATGCGGctgcgtggaggaagtttcactctatcacTGAACCCAGTAGTGTGCGATGGGgcgttgtggaggtggattcactctgtgtctgacagcgggattgTATGATATGACCGTGCAGAGGGCCCTTCATTCTCTGTGACACAGGATTTtgtgattggatgttgtgcagggaGTCTGACCTCCTGAGTATGCCATGGGAACTTGTGGGTGAAACTTGCACGCGTGTCAGGATTTTTTGTCTGATATCAGGGTTGCGTGATCGCACGGTGCGGATGGATGGAGCTGCTctcgttttctgacccctgtgttATTTGAGGTAAACGGGTAGAAGGAAcatcatactgtgtctgaccacgggagtgtgcagcgggatggtgcagagaaggTTTCATTTCCTCTCTGTGAACCTCTGAGGGTTTACCTCTGTGAATCTCTCCATGTCTCACCAAAGGATTGTGAGATTGTGTGGGTTAGAGTTAGggtcgtgtgtgatgggacagtgtggaaggagagtcactctgcgtctgaaactgggagagtgtgatgggacggtgtggagggagcttcactctgtgtctgaccccgggagtgtgtgatgggacagtgtggaatgagcatcattcggtgtctgacaccggaagggTATGATGGGACCGTGAGACAAGAGCTTCATTCTTCGTCTGTCCCCGAGAGTGTTTGACGGGACATGTGgatggaaggagcttcactctgtgactgaccccgagagtgtgtgatcggacggtgaggaggggattcattctgtgtctaaccTCGGgggtgcgtgatgggacggtgtggagggagattcactatgtgtctgaccccaagaATGTGTGATGGATGGTATGGAGGGAACCTCAATGTGCCCGATCATTgttaatgtgcgatgggacggtgttatagacaataggtgcaaaagtagaccattcggcccttcgagcctcaccgccattctgagatcatggctgatcatctaccatcaatatccggttcctgccttgtccccatatcccttgattcccctatccataagatacctatataactccttcttgaaagcatccagagaattggcctccactgccttctgaggcagtacattccagacccCAACAaccctctgggagaagaagtttttccttaactctgtcctaaatgacctaccccttctTCTCAAACCAcgtcctctggtactggactgtcccagcatctggaaaatattttctgcctctaacttgtaatcccttaataatcttatatgatgCAATCGGATCCCCtcccaatctccttaattccagcgtgtacaagcccagtccctCTAagctctctgcgtaagacagtccggacaccccaggaattaacctcgtggatctacgctgcacttcctctacagccaggatgtccttccttaacactggagaccaaaactggacacaatactccaggtgtggtttcaccaAGGTCCtgcacaaatgcaagaggatttcattgctcttgcactcaattccatttctaatgaaggccaacattccattagccttctttactgcctgctgcacttgcttattcaccttcagtgactgatgaacaaggactcctagatctctttgtatttctcccttacctaactctacaccgttcagataataatttgccttcctgttcttactcccaaagtgataacctcacacttattcatattgaacttcatctgccaagtatctgcccactcacccagcctatcccagtcaccctgaattctcctaacatcctcatcacgtcacactgccacccagcttagtatcatcagcaaacttgctgatgttattctcaatgccttcatctaaatgttgggggagattcattctgttccTGACCTGATGTGTGCGTGATTGAACCGCATTGCGTGAAATACACTTTGTGTGTCATCcagcgtgtgtgtgatgggaaagtgtgaagggaaattcactctgtgtctcactgttccTCGTTCCTGGTTTTCAGAGCAAACGTGTTCCGAGGACTGGATCACAAATAAAGACCAGTGTTATTACGTATCCACGTTTGAAATATCTTTCTACAGAGCGGTACAAGAATGTTCAAACCGTGATTCAAGGCTGCTCGAAATCAATTCAACTGATGAAGCGGTAGGAGTCACAGCACGAGAAAATCGCACAGAAACACAGGAATCATCACACACCcgcggggtcagaaacagagtgaatctccctcctcaccgtcccatcacacacttccgcggtcagacacagagtgaagctccctccacaccgtcccatcacactctcccggggtcagacacagagtgaatctccctccacaccgtcccatcacacacttccgctgtcagacacagagtgaatctccctccgcaccgtcccatcccacactcgcGGTGTTAGACATAGAATCTCGACACAGTCCCATCAGGGATTCCTGTTGCAATCTACTGAGAAAAGCTCCGTGCATACTTTTTGACTCTTGGCATTAACCAAACCAATTTAATTTCACAGAGATTTGTATCCCACATACTTGTGTACCGAAACCGggcatactggattggaaaatgcgaagtCGGGTGAGACTTGACTGATCTCTGGGGTGGGAGTTGCGTATTGGTCGGAGTCCTGACGGGAGAAAATTGGATTCGTTTCCGGACTGAAgtagttttatgggaaaagggaggGGGCATTGGGATTTTTTTGTAGACTGTACGGGGGTAGTGGGTAGGGTGGTAGAATGAGAACATTTTGCGGCCTACATTTGTCTGTCTGGGAAGGAAAGGGCGTTGGGAATATTTCGCAAACTGGCAGGGGGCAGTGGGAAGAGATCAGTACACAGGGATTATTCTGGTACTGACGCATGTGGGTGAGGACAGCGCGGTGCAGTGGgatcattttggagatagtcgccgggctgtgaggagagggagcaacagtgggaatagtttagtGAATGACATGGATCTGAGGGGCGAGAGTAGGACaactggattagtttggagacagaTACAGGGCAGTGGCACACAGTGGGTTAATGGGATTAGTTTACGAACTGAGGCAAGGATGTGGGAGAAAAGGTGCCAGTGGTATAAGTCTGGAGGCGGACCAGAGGCTATGGGGAGAGCGCGGTGTAGTGGGTtatgtcaggagacagacacgCTCTGGGTAGAAGGAGAAACAACGGGATTAATCTGGGACCGAcgcagggctgagtgaagagtgTAGAAAAGTGGGATTTATTTCGGGAGAGACATAACTCTGCGGGAAGACGGTGGGACAGTGGCGTTTGTTCGGGGACTGAAACAGAtcagaggggagagggtggaccTGTTCGAATCATATGGGAACTATAGGGGGACTCTGTTGAGAAACCGGttcggtgggattagtttagaggATACAGGGTTGTGGAGAGACGTTGGGACAGTACGgttagtttgtggactgacacgGGATTCTGAGGAGACATTGAGATAGGGGTATCGGTCTGGGTATTGGCACGGGGCCGTGGGGAGAGGTTGGTTGAGTGGgatgagtttggggactgacacaggctgTGAGGAGAGCGCGATTCCATGGAATTTAGCTTGGGGCCGGTCTCGGCTCGGGTTCTCTACTGGAGCTGTTTTGTCTCTATTAATATTTCTTAACCCTCTTGGGGCTCCTGTACGAGGTGTCCGCGGGGACGACCGACTGCAGCCACTGCGACTCGTACCGGGGCAGTTACTCTTGTAATCATGATCGTCGTTTCATCTGCAAGAAGTCAGCAACTTTGttcccggatattcctgaaaatATCCAAGATCTCTGTCAACCGCCAATGGATTCGACATGAATCAAGTGACTAACTTCCCCCTTCTCGATCTCTCTAAACCCTCCGTCTCCCTGatcactccctctctttctcctttcCATCCACTCTCCCCTCAATCCTCTGCCGTCTGTGCCAGTGTGGCCGGTTTGAATCAAGTGACTACCCCTCTATTTCCCCAATGTCTCTTCCTCAACGATCACTCCTCCGTCCTCTCAAACTCcctcctctcactctctgtcccttCGATAACCCAACCCTGAGTAAAAGACTTCATATTCCCTCTGTCTGTTCCCCTCCTGGGTTTATGCTCCTCTGTAAAGATCCAAtgacgctccagggaataaaaccccaaacttcccTACCTCTCTCCATAACCTCGATTTCCGGCAATATCCCCGcagaactccctgtacactcttTCCACTTCAGTGGCATTTTTCATAAAGTAGGCCTTACCGACGACTTGTACCACTGCAATGTGATCTCCCGACTCCTGTGCTCAGTGCCCTGATTGGTGAAGGCCAGCGTGACAAGTGTCCTGTCGTATCGAACATGTTTCAGCAGAATCGGTATTTGATTTTCTACCTGAAATTTATACGCCCTGGAATTTGTTCTTTTGCAACATCAGTacggcaaaaaaaaaaaaagatgcaCAGTTAATGCAAATTACAAATATCAATAAACACCTAAAATGTCAAGTTTGTGctcgtgcattcagagatgtgctGGCGCAGGGTgagatgttcctgaatcgttgtgtgtgggtgttcaggctcctgcgactcctccctgatggtagtaacgagcagAGAGCTTCTCCCGAGTGGGGAGAGGactcagtgatggatgccgccttctcaAGGCATCGCCTCTTGACAATGTCCgcgatggtgtggaggggtgtgaccGTCAGAGTGGCGGCTGAGGCTGGAACCCCCTCTGTAGCCCGTTACTATTCTGTGCgttgcagcatccacaccaggcggcgatgcggCTAGTCAGACCGACAAACCTCTCTCCCCGTCCATCCCCTTCTTTCCCTCCATTCCCTCCGTCCCTCTGTTTATGCTTCCTCTACCTATCTTATTATTACCTCGTACTTCCTCCGCCCGCTTTCTTCTGCTCCCTCTACCCACCTCTTTCACCACTCTTTCACTTTCGTACCCCTCTCTACACCACTCCATTCCCTCAGCGTTCTCTCTAAACCCTCCATCTCCCcgatatttctctctctctctcctttccacCTACTCTCCCCTCAATCCTGTGCCGTCTGTGACAGTGCAGCCGATTTGAATCCAGTGCCTACCCTCTATTTCCCCACTGTCTCTTCGTCAACTATCAACTCTCCATCCTCTCAAACTCCCTCCTCGCCCTCTCTGTCCCTTCCTCCTACCCAAGTCTCCAACTGCTGAGGCGTCCCCATTCTCCCCACTACACACCGACAAAACTCTGTCCCCATTGGCCCCCTGCTTTGTGGCGATTTCCAACCCGTCCCGTTCTTCTCCACCCCCTATTGCTTCGCCTTCTCTGCCCGCTCATTCTCCTCTCTCTCAGCCAACTCTCTCACGCTCTCTGCTACCTATCTACCCCTCTCTACCCCTTCCCTCCCCGTTCTCTCTGAACCCTTAGTCTccatgatctctctctctcactttctccttTCCACCCACTCTCACAATCCTGTGCCGTCCGATTCTCGATACCCCAAACCTGGGTGAAAGTCTATGCTCATTCCCTCTGTCTGTGCCGCTCTTGGGTTTATGTTCCTCTGTACGTTTGCAAAACTGAACCAGGAAATAAAGTCACaaacttccctccctctctacgtAACCCTCGATTTTCTGCAATATCCCCGTAAAACTCCCTGTACACTCTTTCCAGGTCAGTGGCATTTGTTTTCTAAAGCAGATAGCCTCACTGACGTCTTGTACCACTGCAACGTGATCTCCCGACTCCTGTGCTCAGCGCCCTGACTGGTGAAGGCCAGCGTGCCAAGTGTCCTGTCCTATcgaatatttttattcagaatcgCTATTTGATTTTTTACCTGAAATGTACTCTGCCTGGAATTTGTTCCTTTGCTTCATCAGTATGGCAAAAATAAGACGTGCAGCAGTGAATGTAAATTACCAACATTAATAAACACTGCAAACATGCAGGAAAATGCAACACTGCAGgagtggacaggaggaggagtataggaaactgatacaggactttgtgatatggtgcaactcaaactacctgcgtctcaatatcaccaagaccaaggagatggtggtggactttaggagatctaggcctcatatggagccagtgatcattaatggagaatgtgtggagcaggttaagacctacaagtatctgggagtacagttagacgagaagctagactggactgccaacacagatgccttgtgcaggaaggcacagagtcgactgtacttccttagaaggttggcgtcattcaatgtctgtagtgagatgctgaagatgttctataggtcagttgtggagagcgccctcttctttgtggtggcgtgttggggaggaagcattaagaagagggacgcctcacgtcttaataagctggtaaggaaggcgggctctgtcgtgggcaaagtactggagagtttaacatcggtagctgagtgaagggcgctgaataggctacggtcaattatggaaaactctgaacatcctctacatagcaccatccagagacagagaagcagtttcagcgacaggttactatcgatgcaatgctcctcagacaggatgaagaggtcaatactccccaatgccattaggctttacaattctaccgccaagacttaagaactttttaaaagctatcattaatgctttttgagatagtgatttagatgcatatcatattttcttactgagttaagtattgtatgtaattagttttgctacaacaagtgtatgggacattggaaaaaagttgaatttccccatggggatgaataaagtatctatctatctatctatctatctaaaacttTCGAGTTAGTGctcgtgcgttcagagatgtGATGGCGCAGGgtgagaagatgttcctgaaccgttgtgtgtgggtgttcaggctcctgcgactcctccctgatggtagtaacgagcagagattttaaaattctctatAAGATTTTAACCAATAGATTTGATAATATTTTGCCTACTGTgatctc harbors:
- the LOC140722157 gene encoding oxidized low-density lipoprotein receptor 1-like; protein product: MSTTAQTATHEQQSKVKIRNRQHRLICLICLVMTAPIVIMAGLSIHVLKGMHSDLRHQFTEMETKYRSVNKAKDRICELLTSRREQTCSEDWITNKDQCYYVSTFEISFYRAVQECSNRDSRLLEINSTDEARFVSHILVYRNRAYWIGKCEVG